In the Hippoglossus stenolepis isolate QCI-W04-F060 chromosome 14, HSTE1.2, whole genome shotgun sequence genome, one interval contains:
- the LOC118121287 gene encoding flavin-containing monooxygenase 5, whose amino-acid sequence MSRRVAVIGGGSSGLTAIKCCLDEGLEPVCYESSEDIGGLWRFKENPEADRASIYHSVIINTSKEMMCFSDFPIPAHYPNYMHNSLIMNYFRMYADHFQLTKHIRFNTRVLMVKQRSDFSHSGQWDVEIETKDGKREKHIFDAVMICIGHHCHPNLPLQDFPGIETFKGKYFHSRDYKSSEEWRNKKVIVVGIGNSGGDIAVELSRVSKQVYLSTRRGAWILNRVWDNGLPLDLFFNRVSRTLQNILPNSVVCGLGERRLNKRFDHSLYNLKPKHRLRSQHPTVNDELPNRILSGTVQVKPNISRFRGSSVEFDDGSIVEDVDLVVFATGYSFSFPFLASLVVSVSENKASLYKYVFPPELDRPTLAIIGLIQPLGAIMPISEMQCRWATRVFKGCVKLPSVAAMLKDVQCKQDSMAKRYVASQRHTIQVDYVTYMDEIAEQVGVRPNFLKILLTDPRLGLNVLLGPCSPYQYRLRGPGKWAGAREAILTQWERVVKPMQTRPCDDHNPRRSYKGLLILSAAAVGLAAYIHRNNPAFLQDPTALLDQIKAYLPVQ is encoded by the exons ATGAGTCGTCGTGTGGCAGTGATCGGAGGAGGCAGCTCGGGTCTGACCGCCATCAAGTGCTGCCTGGACGAGGGGCTCGAGCCTGTGTGCTATGAGAGCAGCGAGGACATCGGGGGTCTCTGGAGGTTCAAG GAGAATCCGGAGGCGGACAGGGCCAGTATCTACCACTCTGTCATCATCAACACCTCCAAGGAGATGATGTGTTTCAGTGACTTTCCGATCCCTGCACACTACCCAAACTACATGCACAACTCGCTCATCATGAACTACTTTCGGATGTATGCTGATCACTTCCAGCTCACCAAGCACATACGCTTCAAT ACCCGAGTCTTGATGGTGAAGCAGCGATCCGATTTTTCTCACTCAGGCCAGTGGGATGTTGAGATAGAGACCAAGGACggcaaaagagagaaacacatttttgatGCTGTGATGATCTGTATTGGACATCACTGCCACCCCAACCTGCCTCTCCAAGACTTCCCAG gCATTGAAACTTTCAAGGGAAAGTATTTCCACAGTCGAGACTACAAGAGTTCAGAGGAGTGGAGGAATAAAAAGGTGATAGTGGTTGGAATAGGAAACTCTGGCGGAGACATAGCAGTGGAGCTGAGCAGAGTCAGCAAACAG GTTTACCTGAGCACTCGAAGAGGAGCCTggattctgaacagagtttgggACAATGGCCTACCCCTTGATTTGTTCTTTAATAGGGTGTCGAGAACTTTACAGAACATTCTTCCCaacagtgttgtgtgtggtctgggagagaggaggctcAACAAAAGATTTGATCACAGTCTGTACAATCTGAAGCCAAAGCACAG GTTGAGGAGCCAACATCCCACAGTGAATGATGAGCTTCCCAACCGCATCCTGTCTGGAACGGTTCAGGTGAAACCCAACATCAGCCGATTTCGAGGATCCAGTGTGGAGTTTGACGATGGGAGCATAGTGGAAGACGTTGACCTGGTG GTGTTTGCCACAGGTTACAGCTTTTCCTTTCCGTTCCTGGCCTCACTTGTGGTCTCGGTGTCTGAGAACAAAGCATCTCTCTACAAGTATGTGTTTCCCCCTGAGTTGGACCGTCCCACACTGGCCATCATTGGTCTGATACAGCCACTGGGAGCCATCATGCCCATCTCTGAGATGCAGTGCAGATGGGCCACACGTGTCTTTAAAG GTTGCGTCAAGCTTCCCTCAGTGGCAGCCATGCTAAAAGATGTCCAGTGCAAACAGGACTCCATGGCCAAAAG GTATGTGGCCAGTCAGAGACACACCATCCAGGTAGACTACGTCACTTACATGGATGAGATCGCAGAACAGGTTGGGGTTCGGCCAAACTTCCTAAAGATACTGCTGACTGATCCCAGGCTGGGACTAAACGTGTTGCTCGGCCCTTGCTCGCCGTACCAGTATCGTCTCAGAGGGCCAGGAAAGTGGGCCGGGGCCCGTGAGGCCATCCTCACTCAGTGGGAGAGAGTGGTTAAGCCCATGCAGACCAGACCTTGTGATGATCACAACCCCAGGAGGTCATACAAGGGGCTTCTGAttctgtcagctgctgctgtgggcttGGCTGCGTACATTCACAGGAACAACCCTGCTTTCCTACAAGATCCCACTGCACTGCTGGACCAGATTAAAGCGTACCTGCCTGTACAGTGA